In Motilibacter aurantiacus, one genomic interval encodes:
- a CDS encoding sensor histidine kinase: MSFPSASPAAPATATAAPAAAPGAPRPTLLGALSYLALSLWIAIVLFVVTVTMLALSLGLLPAFLLGVPLLAVTFWCVRGFAAMERGRARALLGVDIPAPGPAAPPGTSFLRRLGAQLRSGAQWRQVAYCAALLPVSCLSFSIVFSLWGTGAALFTVPAWSARMDRDALPLLDEAWKLGAWTACGALALALAPAVTQVAALVESSLARALLGRDERAALQARVGTLTETRAEVVAAADAERKRIERDLHDGAQQRLVSLAMSLGRARGKLEDDPQAASRLLDEAHVEAKQALAELRDLARGLHPSVLTDRGLDAALSSVAARSPVPVRLDVDVSPRPAPAVEAVAYFTVVEALANVAKHSGAREAAVLVRRVGPRLLVEVRDDGRGGADPDAGSGLRGLAGRVAAADGTLTVSSPLGGPTLLRAELPADATTPDPSRGASA, translated from the coding sequence ATGTCCTTCCCCAGTGCCTCACCGGCGGCCCCCGCCACCGCGACGGCAGCCCCCGCGGCCGCGCCCGGCGCACCCAGGCCGACCTTGCTGGGGGCGCTGTCCTACCTCGCGCTCAGCCTCTGGATCGCGATCGTCCTGTTCGTCGTCACGGTCACGATGCTCGCGCTCTCGCTCGGCCTGCTCCCGGCCTTCCTGCTCGGCGTCCCGCTCCTCGCGGTGACGTTCTGGTGCGTCCGCGGCTTCGCGGCCATGGAGCGCGGGCGCGCCCGGGCGCTGCTCGGGGTCGACATCCCCGCCCCGGGCCCCGCGGCGCCGCCCGGCACGTCGTTCCTGCGCCGCCTCGGCGCCCAGTTGCGCTCGGGCGCCCAGTGGCGGCAGGTGGCGTACTGCGCGGCCCTGCTGCCCGTCTCCTGCCTCAGCTTCAGCATCGTCTTCTCCCTGTGGGGCACCGGCGCGGCGCTCTTCACCGTGCCGGCCTGGTCCGCCCGGATGGACCGCGACGCGCTGCCCCTGCTGGACGAGGCCTGGAAGCTCGGGGCCTGGACGGCCTGCGGCGCCCTGGCCCTCGCGCTCGCCCCGGCCGTCACCCAGGTCGCCGCGCTCGTCGAGTCCTCCCTGGCCAGAGCCCTGCTGGGCCGCGACGAGCGGGCCGCGCTGCAGGCCCGGGTAGGGACGCTGACCGAGACGCGCGCCGAGGTGGTGGCCGCCGCGGACGCCGAGCGCAAGCGCATCGAGCGCGACCTGCACGACGGGGCGCAGCAGCGGCTCGTGTCGCTGGCGATGAGCCTGGGGCGGGCGCGCGGGAAGCTCGAGGACGACCCGCAGGCGGCGAGCCGGCTGCTGGACGAGGCGCACGTCGAGGCCAAGCAGGCCCTCGCCGAGCTGCGCGACCTCGCCCGGGGCCTGCACCCGTCGGTGCTCACCGACCGCGGGCTCGACGCCGCGCTCTCGTCGGTCGCCGCCCGCAGCCCGGTGCCGGTCCGGCTCGACGTCGACGTCTCACCGCGCCCGGCTCCCGCCGTCGAGGCGGTCGCCTACTTCACCGTCGTGGAGGCGCTGGCCAACGTCGCCAAGCACTCCGGGGCCCGCGAGGCCGCGGTGCTCGTACGCCGGGTCGGCCCGCGCCTGCTCGTCGAGGTGCGCGACGACGGCCGCGGCGGGGCCGACCCCGACGCCGGCAGCGGGCTGCGCGGCCTCGCCGGCCGGGTCGCCGCCGCCGACGGCACGCTCACCGTCTCCAGCCCGCTGGGCGGCCCGACGCTGCTGCGCGCCGAGCTGCCCGCCGACGCCACCACCCCCGACCCGTCCCGAGGAGCGAGCGCATGA
- a CDS encoding DUF4097 family beta strand repeat-containing protein, with the protein MSAPTEQLATTPPAAPAPPPHPARFPLMLLGSVLALALIAYGALTMVILMSRHSASSSAEYGSGITSIRVESWGMCGGGITVVGEQARETVSASWKDSWSLARPTREVRREGPALVVDVDCSWTTAWTPSVDLTLRVPRETALSLQNDSGSVLVSSVVGDLTVRSDSGRVEAVGIRGNVDVQTDSGSITASEVQGDLTLRSDSGSIRAYGGRSSRVALSSDSGSQRLVLTRPPTEVTASSDSGSVSLLLPASSAYAVTTQTDSGSERVRVQRDPDAASRVEVRTDSGSILVGNG; encoded by the coding sequence ATGAGCGCCCCCACCGAGCAGCTGGCCACCACCCCGCCCGCCGCTCCCGCCCCGCCGCCGCACCCCGCGCGCTTCCCGCTGATGCTGCTGGGCTCGGTGCTCGCGCTGGCGCTCATCGCGTACGGCGCGCTGACCATGGTGATCCTCATGTCCCGCCACTCGGCGAGCTCGTCCGCCGAGTACGGCTCCGGGATCACGTCGATCCGCGTCGAGTCCTGGGGCATGTGCGGCGGCGGCATCACGGTCGTCGGCGAGCAGGCGCGCGAGACGGTGTCCGCGAGCTGGAAGGACTCCTGGTCCCTCGCCCGGCCCACCCGCGAGGTGCGCCGCGAGGGCCCGGCGCTCGTGGTCGACGTCGACTGCAGCTGGACGACGGCGTGGACCCCGTCGGTCGACCTCACGCTGCGGGTCCCGCGGGAGACGGCGCTCTCGCTGCAGAACGACTCCGGCTCCGTGCTCGTCAGCTCCGTCGTCGGCGACCTGACGGTCCGCAGCGACTCCGGCCGCGTCGAGGCCGTCGGCATCCGCGGCAACGTGGACGTGCAGACCGACTCGGGGAGCATCACCGCCAGCGAGGTGCAGGGCGACCTGACCCTGCGCTCGGACTCCGGCAGCATCCGGGCGTACGGGGGGCGGTCGAGCCGGGTCGCGCTCAGCTCGGACTCCGGGTCCCAGCGGCTGGTGCTGACGCGGCCGCCGACCGAGGTGACCGCGTCCAGCGACTCCGGCTCGGTGAGCCTGCTGCTGCCGGCGTCGTCGGCCTACGCCGTGACGACCCAGACCGACTCCGGCAGCGAGCGCGTTCGCGTGCAGCGCGACCCCGACGCGGCCTCACGGGTCGAGGTCCGCACCGACTCCGGCAGCATCCTCGTCGGCAACGGCTGA
- a CDS encoding endonuclease/exonuclease/phosphatase family protein has protein sequence MTGLRLATLNLLHGVSLRTGQTREDDLRAAVRELAPDVLGLQEADFRQDRSGGVEQVRAAAEELGAAGWRFVPSLVGTPGLTRTWRPATDEDSAGPAPAYGIGLVSRWPVVRWAELRFAAAPFRLPLLVPAHPRPRLMPVPDEPRSAVAAVVQTPYGRVSVVTAHLSFVPGYNVRQLARVARWARAELPAPRVLLGDFNLPGPLPRRVTGWESLARVATYPSYRPRVQFDHVLGDGLGGWRADVVQAPSLPVSDHTGLVVTLRRP, from the coding sequence GTGACCGGACTCCGCCTGGCGACGCTCAACCTGTTGCACGGCGTCTCGCTGCGCACCGGGCAGACCCGCGAGGACGACCTGCGCGCCGCGGTGCGCGAGCTCGCGCCGGACGTGCTGGGGCTGCAGGAGGCCGACTTCCGGCAGGACCGGTCGGGCGGGGTCGAGCAGGTCCGGGCCGCCGCCGAGGAGCTCGGCGCGGCGGGCTGGCGGTTCGTCCCCTCGCTCGTCGGCACGCCGGGGCTGACCCGCACCTGGCGGCCCGCGACGGACGAGGACTCCGCCGGGCCCGCCCCCGCGTACGGGATCGGGCTCGTCTCGCGCTGGCCGGTCGTCCGCTGGGCAGAACTGCGCTTCGCTGCTGCGCCGTTCCGGCTTCCGCTGCTCGTCCCGGCACACCCGCGTCCTCGGCTGATGCCGGTCCCGGACGAGCCGCGGTCGGCGGTCGCCGCCGTGGTGCAGACGCCGTACGGCCGGGTGTCCGTGGTGACGGCGCACCTGTCGTTCGTGCCGGGCTACAACGTCCGGCAGCTCGCGCGGGTCGCGCGATGGGCACGGGCGGAGCTCCCCGCTCCCCGCGTGCTGCTGGGCGACTTCAACCTGCCGGGGCCGCTGCCGCGCCGTGTGACCGGGTGGGAGTCGCTCGCGCGGGTCGCGACGTACCCGTCGTACCGGCCCCGGGTGCAGTTCGACCACGTGCTCGGCGACGGGCTCGGCGGGTGGCGGGCGGACGTGGTCCAGGCGCCGTCGCTGCCGGTCTCCGACCACACCGGGCTCGTGGTCACGCTGCGCAGGCCGTGA
- a CDS encoding MmcQ/YjbR family DNA-binding protein: MDTEQLRAYALALPEAEERETWGHPTFRVRDKMFLTLSGDGSGGTVKATLADQAELVAQDPGTWSVPAYVGRHGWVGFVTARVDAADLEPLVVEAWRATAPERLVRAYDEARSAGA; this comes from the coding sequence ATGGACACCGAGCAGCTGCGCGCCTACGCCCTGGCGCTTCCGGAGGCGGAGGAGCGCGAGACGTGGGGCCACCCGACGTTCCGGGTGCGCGACAAGATGTTCCTCACGCTGTCGGGCGACGGGTCCGGCGGCACGGTCAAGGCGACGCTCGCCGACCAGGCCGAGCTCGTGGCGCAGGACCCGGGGACGTGGTCGGTGCCGGCCTACGTCGGCCGGCACGGCTGGGTCGGGTTCGTGACCGCCCGGGTCGACGCGGCCGACCTGGAGCCGCTGGTGGTCGAGGCCTGGCGGGCCACCGCGCCCGAGCGGCTCGTCAGGGCCTACGACGAGGCCCGCAGCGCCGGAGCCTGA
- a CDS encoding ATP-dependent DNA helicase, protein MSGAPLRRPEQLRGLLGIPFSPPQLDAATAPLEPGVVVAGAGSGKTTVMAARVVWLVGSGAVRPEQVLGLTFTNKAAAELAARVRAALLKAGVGTAGEGAVEGDGQPTVSTYHAFAGRLVEEHGLRLGVEPRARLLADATRFQLSERVLRRAAGPFVEVTKPVWMLVDDLLALDGELSEHLVSTQELRAYDRELLREIDSLAKAPVKVRNIAAAARKRLELADLVDAYRAEKAARDLLDFGDQLAVAARLAEGFAEVGAAERDRFRVVLLDEYQDTSVAQRRMLSALFSGGHPVTAVGDPCQGIYGWRGASVANLDDFPRHFPRADGSPAPRRSLVENRRSGSRLLDLANTLASALHLRHGVEPLAPCEERAGAGDTVCALLPTYAEEVEWAAGQVRAALDAGTPPGEVAVLVRARSDFAALHAALAARDVPVEVVGLGGLLALPEVADVVATLQVVTDPTANAALVRLLTGPRWRVGPRDLALLGRRARELVAEPTLALRVEEDAVEVGSPLDRALEEAVAGVDPAEVVSLLDAVEHPGPHGYSAQARARFAAFAGEVAELRRMSGEPLLDLLTRLVSVLGLDVELGASPAAVAAGRRESLAAFLDVAARFVDLDGDASATAFLAFLRAADEYDRGLDTTAPSTADTVKLMTAHKSKGLEWDVVVLPDLTHKVFPSTRGRDRWTTNGHVLPNGLRGDADALPELVEMTGKGVTAYEEEDRSAAELEERRLGYVAVTRARRLLVASGHWWGPTQKGVRGPSPYLTTIREHCEAGAGTVAAWAPRPEEESNPGLGTRGEDWSWPAPLDAGALALRRAAADAVLDRLAALRREPADMLPLDFGEAPDAPSDEGLAPDDARRVAEWDRDADLILAELRRSRSPRRDVELPAALSASQLLRLAADPQGLARDLLRPMPRPPAPAARRGSAFHSWVQARFAQQPLLDADALPGAADAHVDDDVALEELQAAFLRTPYARREPVAVEAPFELVLAGTVIRGRIDAVYATEGGFEVVDWKTGGEQADPLQLAVYRVAWAQLHGLPLERVDAAFLYVRSGAVVRPPALPGLAELERLLLAGGGPAGSSRTGRG, encoded by the coding sequence GTGAGCGGCGCCCCGCTGCGCCGGCCGGAGCAGCTGCGCGGCCTGCTCGGGATCCCCTTCAGCCCGCCCCAGCTCGACGCGGCCACCGCGCCGCTCGAGCCGGGCGTCGTCGTGGCCGGCGCCGGCTCGGGCAAGACGACCGTGATGGCCGCCCGCGTCGTGTGGCTGGTGGGCAGCGGCGCGGTCCGGCCCGAGCAGGTCCTCGGGCTGACCTTCACCAACAAGGCGGCCGCCGAGCTGGCGGCGCGCGTCCGTGCGGCGCTGCTCAAGGCCGGGGTCGGCACGGCCGGCGAGGGCGCCGTCGAGGGGGACGGCCAGCCGACGGTCTCGACCTACCACGCCTTCGCCGGCCGGCTGGTGGAGGAGCACGGGCTCCGGCTCGGGGTCGAGCCGCGCGCCCGGCTGCTCGCGGACGCCACCCGCTTCCAGCTGTCCGAGCGGGTGCTGCGCCGCGCCGCGGGGCCCTTCGTCGAGGTGACCAAGCCGGTGTGGATGCTCGTCGACGACCTGCTCGCGCTCGACGGCGAGCTCTCCGAGCACCTCGTGAGCACGCAGGAGCTGCGGGCGTACGACCGCGAGCTGCTCCGCGAGATCGACTCGCTGGCCAAGGCCCCCGTCAAGGTCAGGAACATCGCCGCCGCGGCCCGCAAGCGGCTCGAGCTGGCCGACCTGGTCGACGCGTACCGCGCGGAGAAGGCTGCTCGCGACCTGCTCGACTTCGGCGACCAGCTGGCCGTCGCGGCCCGGCTCGCGGAGGGCTTCGCCGAGGTCGGCGCCGCCGAGCGCGACCGGTTCCGCGTCGTGCTCCTCGACGAGTACCAGGACACCTCGGTGGCGCAGCGGCGGATGCTCAGCGCCCTCTTCTCCGGCGGTCACCCGGTCACCGCCGTGGGCGACCCGTGCCAGGGGATCTACGGCTGGCGCGGGGCGTCCGTCGCCAACCTCGACGACTTCCCGCGCCACTTCCCGCGGGCCGACGGGTCGCCGGCCCCGCGGCGCAGCCTGGTGGAGAACCGGCGCAGCGGCTCGCGGCTGCTCGACCTGGCCAACACGCTGGCCTCCGCCCTGCACCTGCGCCACGGCGTCGAGCCGCTCGCCCCGTGCGAGGAGCGGGCCGGCGCGGGCGACACGGTCTGCGCGCTGCTCCCCACCTACGCCGAGGAGGTCGAGTGGGCGGCCGGCCAGGTGCGCGCCGCCCTCGACGCCGGGACGCCGCCGGGCGAGGTCGCGGTCCTCGTCCGTGCCCGCAGCGACTTCGCCGCCCTGCACGCCGCGCTCGCCGCGCGCGACGTGCCGGTCGAGGTCGTCGGGCTCGGCGGCCTGCTCGCCCTGCCCGAGGTGGCCGACGTCGTGGCCACGCTGCAGGTGGTGACCGACCCCACCGCGAACGCCGCCCTCGTCCGGCTGCTCACCGGCCCGCGGTGGCGGGTCGGCCCGCGCGACCTGGCGCTGCTCGGGCGGCGGGCCCGTGAGCTGGTCGCGGAGCCGACCCTCGCCCTGCGCGTGGAGGAGGACGCGGTCGAGGTGGGCAGCCCGCTCGACCGCGCCCTGGAGGAGGCCGTGGCCGGGGTGGACCCGGCCGAGGTCGTGTCGCTGCTCGACGCCGTCGAGCACCCGGGCCCGCACGGCTACAGCGCGCAGGCCCGGGCCCGTTTCGCCGCGTTCGCCGGCGAGGTCGCCGAGCTGCGCCGGATGTCCGGCGAGCCGCTGCTGGACCTGCTCACCCGCCTGGTGTCGGTGCTCGGGCTGGACGTCGAGCTGGGGGCGAGCCCGGCCGCCGTCGCCGCCGGCCGCCGCGAGTCGCTGGCCGCCTTCCTCGACGTCGCCGCCCGCTTCGTCGACCTCGACGGCGACGCCTCCGCGACGGCGTTCCTGGCCTTCCTGCGGGCGGCCGACGAGTACGACCGGGGCCTGGACACGACGGCCCCGAGCACGGCAGACACCGTCAAGCTGATGACGGCCCACAAGTCCAAGGGGCTCGAGTGGGACGTCGTCGTCCTGCCCGACCTGACCCACAAGGTCTTCCCGTCCACGCGGGGCCGCGACCGTTGGACGACCAACGGGCACGTGCTCCCCAACGGCCTGCGCGGCGACGCCGACGCGCTGCCCGAGCTGGTCGAGATGACCGGCAAGGGCGTGACGGCGTACGAGGAGGAGGACCGGTCCGCCGCCGAGCTGGAGGAGCGCCGGCTCGGCTACGTCGCCGTGACCCGGGCGCGGCGCTTGCTCGTCGCCAGCGGGCACTGGTGGGGGCCGACGCAGAAGGGCGTGCGCGGGCCGTCGCCCTACCTCACCACGATCCGCGAGCACTGCGAGGCGGGCGCCGGCACCGTCGCTGCCTGGGCGCCCCGGCCCGAGGAGGAGTCCAACCCCGGGCTCGGGACACGGGGGGAGGACTGGTCCTGGCCGGCACCGCTGGACGCGGGTGCCCTCGCGCTGCGCCGGGCTGCCGCCGACGCCGTGCTCGACCGCCTCGCCGCGCTGCGCCGGGAGCCCGCCGACATGCTCCCGCTCGACTTCGGCGAGGCGCCGGACGCGCCCTCCGACGAGGGGCTCGCGCCCGACGACGCCCGTCGCGTCGCCGAGTGGGACCGTGACGCCGACCTGATCCTCGCCGAGCTGCGCCGCAGCCGCTCCCCGCGGCGCGACGTCGAGCTGCCCGCCGCGCTGTCCGCGTCCCAGCTGCTGCGGCTCGCCGCCGACCCGCAGGGGCTGGCCCGCGACCTGCTGCGGCCGATGCCGCGGCCGCCCGCCCCGGCGGCCCGGCGGGGGAGCGCCTTCCACTCCTGGGTGCAGGCGCGTTTCGCCCAGCAGCCGCTGCTGGACGCGGACGCGCTGCCGGGCGCCGCCGACGCCCACGTCGACGACGACGTGGCGCTCGAGGAGCTGCAGGCGGCCTTCCTGCGCACGCCGTACGCCCGCCGCGAGCCGGTCGCCGTCGAGGCGCCGTTCGAGCTCGTGCTCGCCGGGACCGTCATCCGGGGCCGGATCGACGCGGTCTACGCGACCGAGGGCGGGTTCGAGGTCGTCGACTGGAAGACCGGCGGCGAGCAGGCCGACCCGCTGCAGCTCGCGGTCTACCGGGTGGCGTGGGCGCAGCTGCACGGCCTGCCGCTCGAGCGCGTCGACGCCGCCTTCCTCTACGTGCGCAGCGGCGCGGTCGTCCGTCCGCCGGCGCTGCCGGGGCTCGCCGAGCTGGAGCGGCTGCTGCTTGCGGGCGGCGGCCCCGCCGGCTCGTCGCGCACGGGAAGGGGCTGA
- a CDS encoding ATP-dependent helicase, protein MTAAPVSRPTHRPAHRIHVPARAAGAVALDDAQARVAAHRSGPLLVLAGPGTGKTTTLVESVAALAEDPVSPLQPEQVLVLTFSRRAALELRERVTARLGGATGAPVAWTFHSFCLWALRTHRSTAALPDDDAELRLLSGPEQDVAVRELLAGIGEGVGQVQWPERLRAALGTRGLAEEVRAVVARARELGLDPPDLARAAERAGRDDWAAAAAFFNEYLYVLDAMGAVDYAELVHRAAALAEEPETQSALRRRFAAVFVDEYQDTDPAQERLLQAIAGDGRHLVAVGDPDQSIYAFRGADISGILEFPDRFARADGEPAPVVTLRRSRRAGERLLAASRSVACRLPIRSLPREQVAEHRALVPGVAEPGRVQVRTYPSAAAEADATADLLRRAHLEDGVPWSRMAVLVRSGRRSVPLVRRVLGAAGVPVAVAGDELPLAEEPAVAPLLLALTVASGLGDDEPAEPGGPRRPSPEQARTLLLSPLGGAEAGRLRALARELRAEEKAAGRPVTPSDQLLRDALLDPRRLVAAEDRLAAPVRALGSLLAKASAVLHDGGPAEEALWVLWDGTRWPRRLEQAAYDGGAAGRAADRDLDAVVALFDAAARADERPGVRGARLLLAELGAQHIPGDTLAEGSARTEAVRVLTAHRSKGLEWDLVVVLGVQEGVWPDLRRRGSLLEPDRLGRHGLTEPPGPSEVLAEERRLFYVAVTRARQRLVVSAVASADDDGERPSRFLDELGVPVEAVSRRVVRPLSAVGLVADLRRAAVDPAETPALRAAAARRLADLAAAVDDRGVPLVPAAHPSRWWGLLDVTDPGRPLLEEGAAIRMSGSSLSGLTACPLRWFLQHEAAADAPTTAAIGFGRVVHVLADEVARGGLPAEQAALDARIDAVWDSLAFEARWQSAQQRAAASDAVRRFLAWHAATAARGRRLLATEHEFRVEVPTPDGTVVLRGTADRVELDADGLVHVVDFKTGKTPPSSGEVAVHPQLGAYQLATEAGAFDGLLPEGAPADGPRTGGAELVQLRVEDSGMPKVQRQAAPERDEHGRTWVEDLLAGAVARVVGEDFAPTPSDACARCPYRRACPAQPEGRGVVE, encoded by the coding sequence ATGACCGCCGCACCCGTCTCCCGGCCGACCCACCGGCCGGCCCACCGGATCCACGTCCCCGCGCGCGCGGCCGGGGCCGTCGCCCTCGACGACGCCCAGGCGCGCGTGGCGGCGCACCGCTCGGGGCCGCTGCTCGTCCTCGCCGGGCCCGGCACGGGGAAGACGACGACGCTCGTGGAGTCGGTCGCCGCCCTGGCCGAGGACCCGGTCTCGCCGCTGCAGCCGGAGCAGGTGCTCGTGCTCACCTTCAGCCGCCGGGCGGCGCTGGAGCTGCGTGAGCGGGTCACGGCCCGGCTCGGCGGGGCGACCGGGGCGCCGGTGGCCTGGACGTTCCACTCCTTCTGCCTGTGGGCCCTGCGCACCCACCGCTCGACCGCTGCGCTCCCGGACGACGACGCCGAGCTGCGGCTGCTGTCCGGCCCGGAGCAGGACGTCGCGGTGCGCGAGCTGCTCGCCGGCATCGGCGAGGGCGTGGGACAGGTGCAGTGGCCCGAGCGGCTGCGCGCCGCCCTCGGGACGCGCGGCCTCGCGGAGGAGGTGCGCGCCGTGGTCGCGCGCGCCCGCGAGCTGGGCCTCGACCCGCCGGACCTGGCTCGCGCCGCCGAGCGGGCCGGCCGGGACGACTGGGCCGCGGCGGCGGCCTTCTTCAACGAGTACCTCTACGTCCTCGACGCGATGGGCGCGGTCGACTACGCCGAGCTGGTGCACCGCGCGGCCGCCCTGGCCGAGGAGCCGGAGACGCAGTCGGCGCTGCGCCGGCGGTTCGCCGCCGTGTTCGTCGACGAGTACCAGGACACCGACCCGGCCCAGGAGCGGCTGCTGCAGGCGATCGCGGGCGACGGCCGCCACCTCGTGGCGGTGGGCGACCCGGACCAGTCGATCTACGCCTTCCGCGGGGCCGACATCAGCGGCATCCTCGAGTTCCCCGACCGCTTCGCCCGCGCGGACGGCGAGCCGGCCCCGGTCGTCACCCTGCGCCGCTCCCGCCGGGCGGGCGAGCGGCTGCTGGCCGCCAGCCGCTCGGTCGCGTGCCGGCTGCCGATCCGGTCCCTGCCCCGCGAGCAGGTCGCCGAGCACCGGGCGCTGGTCCCGGGGGTGGCGGAGCCGGGCCGGGTGCAGGTGCGCACCTACCCGTCGGCCGCTGCCGAGGCCGATGCCACGGCCGACCTGTTGCGCCGCGCCCACCTCGAGGACGGGGTCCCCTGGAGCCGGATGGCCGTGCTGGTGCGCAGCGGGCGCCGCTCGGTCCCGCTCGTGCGACGGGTGCTCGGGGCTGCGGGCGTCCCGGTCGCCGTGGCCGGCGACGAGCTGCCCCTCGCCGAGGAGCCCGCCGTGGCCCCGCTGCTGCTCGCGCTCACGGTGGCCAGCGGGCTCGGCGACGACGAGCCCGCTGAGCCCGGCGGCCCGCGGCGCCCCAGCCCCGAGCAGGCCCGCACCCTGCTGCTCTCGCCGCTCGGCGGCGCCGAGGCGGGCCGGCTGCGCGCGCTCGCCCGCGAGCTGAGGGCGGAGGAGAAGGCCGCCGGCCGGCCCGTCACCCCGTCGGACCAGCTGCTGCGCGACGCGCTGCTCGACCCGCGGCGCCTGGTCGCCGCGGAGGACCGGCTGGCCGCCCCCGTCCGCGCGCTCGGCTCGCTGCTGGCGAAGGCGTCGGCCGTGCTGCACGACGGCGGGCCGGCCGAGGAGGCGCTCTGGGTGCTCTGGGACGGCACCCGCTGGCCCCGGCGCCTGGAGCAGGCGGCGTACGACGGGGGCGCGGCGGGGCGGGCGGCCGACCGCGACCTCGACGCGGTGGTCGCACTGTTCGACGCGGCGGCCCGGGCCGACGAGCGGCCCGGGGTCCGAGGGGCGCGGCTGCTCCTCGCCGAGCTCGGCGCCCAGCACATCCCCGGCGACACGCTGGCCGAGGGCTCGGCCCGCACGGAGGCGGTGCGGGTGCTGACGGCGCACCGGTCCAAGGGGCTGGAGTGGGACCTGGTCGTGGTGCTCGGCGTGCAGGAGGGCGTCTGGCCCGACCTGCGCCGGCGCGGGTCGCTGCTGGAGCCGGACCGGCTCGGCCGGCACGGGCTGACCGAGCCGCCCGGCCCGTCGGAGGTGCTCGCCGAGGAGCGCCGGCTGTTCTACGTGGCGGTGACGCGCGCCCGGCAGCGGCTCGTCGTGAGCGCGGTGGCGAGCGCGGACGACGACGGCGAGCGGCCCTCCCGTTTCCTCGACGAGCTCGGCGTGCCCGTCGAGGCGGTGAGCCGCCGGGTCGTGCGCCCGCTGTCCGCGGTCGGGCTCGTCGCCGACCTGCGACGCGCGGCGGTGGACCCGGCCGAGACCCCCGCGCTGCGCGCCGCCGCCGCCCGCCGCCTCGCCGACCTCGCCGCCGCCGTGGACGACCGCGGCGTTCCGCTCGTCCCCGCCGCGCACCCCTCGCGCTGGTGGGGGCTGCTCGACGTCACGGACCCGGGGCGGCCGCTGCTGGAGGAGGGCGCGGCGATCCGCATGTCCGGCTCGTCCCTGTCGGGGCTCACCGCCTGCCCGCTGCGCTGGTTCCTCCAGCACGAGGCGGCCGCCGACGCGCCCACGACGGCCGCGATCGGGTTCGGCCGGGTCGTGCACGTGCTCGCCGACGAGGTGGCCCGCGGCGGGCTGCCGGCCGAGCAGGCCGCGCTGGACGCGCGCATCGACGCCGTCTGGGACTCGCTCGCCTTCGAGGCGCGGTGGCAGTCTGCGCAGCAGCGCGCGGCGGCCAGCGATGCCGTGCGCCGGTTCCTGGCCTGGCACGCCGCCACCGCCGCCCGCGGGCGCAGGCTGCTCGCGACCGAGCACGAGTTCCGGGTCGAGGTCCCGACGCCGGACGGGACGGTGGTGCTGCGCGGGACGGCCGACCGGGTCGAGCTCGACGCCGACGGACTGGTCCACGTCGTCGACTTCAAGACCGGCAAGACGCCGCCCTCCTCGGGAGAGGTGGCGGTGCACCCGCAGCTCGGGGCCTACCAGCTGGCGACGGAGGCCGGGGCGTTCGACGGGCTGCTGCCGGAGGGCGCCCCCGCCGACGGCCCGCGCACCGGCGGGGCGGAGCTGGTGCAGCTGCGGGTCGAGGACTCCGGGATGCCGAAGGTGCAGCGCCAGGCCGCTCCCGAGCGCGACGAGCACGGGCGCACCTGGGTCGAGGACCTGCTCGCCGGTGCGGTGGCCCGCGTCGTCGGCGAGGACTTCGCGCCGACCCCGAGCGACGCCTGCGCCCGCTGCCCCTACCGTCGGGCCTGCCCCGCGCAGCCCGAGGGCAGGGGGGTGGTGGAGTGA
- a CDS encoding MGMT family protein — protein MVVPTPYAERVLRVVESIPRGQVATYGDIAELLGEGGPRGVGRVMSEWGGGVAWWRVVRAGGLPAPGHEEQALRRLAEDGVPLRGQRVDLARCRWVPEGPDVNALRGPD, from the coding sequence CTGGTGGTCCCGACGCCGTACGCCGAGCGCGTCCTCCGGGTGGTCGAGAGCATCCCGCGGGGGCAGGTCGCGACGTACGGCGACATCGCCGAGCTCCTGGGCGAGGGCGGGCCGCGCGGGGTGGGCCGGGTGATGTCCGAGTGGGGCGGCGGTGTCGCCTGGTGGCGCGTCGTCCGTGCGGGCGGCCTGCCGGCCCCCGGCCACGAGGAGCAGGCCCTGCGCCGGCTGGCGGAGGACGGCGTGCCGCTGCGGGGGCAGCGGGTGGACCTGGCTCGGTGTCGATGGGTGCCCGAGGGGCCGGACGTTAATGCCTTGCGCGGCCCGGACTGA